Proteins from one Pongo abelii isolate AG06213 chromosome 19, NHGRI_mPonAbe1-v2.0_pri, whole genome shotgun sequence genomic window:
- the WSCD1 gene encoding sialate:O-sulfotransferase 1 isoform X2: protein MAKPFFRLQKFLRRTQFLLFFLTAAYLMTGSLLLLQRARVALPQGPRAPGPLQTLPVAAVALGVGLLDSRALHDPRVSPELLLGVDMLQSPLTRPRPGPRWLRSRNSELRQLRRRWFHHFMSDSQGPPALGPEAPRPAIHSRGTYIGCFSDDGHERTLKGAVFYDLRKMTVSHCQDACAERSYVYAGLEAGAECYCGNQLPAMSVGLEECNHECKGEKGSVCGAVDRLSVYRVEELQPGSRKRRTATYRGCFRLPENITHAFPSSLIQANVTVETCSGFCSQKVYRVSWPPPDNTMCSEHHGDLHFHIKG from the exons ATGGCCAAACCTTTCTTCCGACTCCAGAAGTTTCTCCGCCGAACACAGTTCCTGCTGTTCTTCCTCACGGCTGCCTACCTGATGACCGGcagcctgctgctgctgcagcgAGCCCGTGTGGCCCTCCCACAGGGCCCCCGGGCGCCTGGCCCCCTGCAGACCTTGCCAGTGGCTGCCGTGGCGCTGGGCGTGGGCTTGCTGGACAGCAGAGCCCTGCACGACCCTCGAGTCAGCCCAGAGCTGCTGCTGGGTGTGGACATGCTGCAGAGCCCCCTGACCCGGCCCCGGCCCGGCCCCCGCTGGCTCCGGAGCCGCAACTCGGAGCTGCGTCAGTTGCGTCGCCGCTGGTTCCACCACTTCATGAGTGACTCCCAGGGACCGCCCGCCCTGGGCCCTGAGGCTCCCAGGCCCGCCATCCACAGCCGAG GCACCTACATTGGATGCTTCAGTGACGATGGCCACGAGAGGACTCTGAAAGGAGCTGTGTTTTATGACTTGAGAAAGATGACTGTCTCCCACTGCCAGGATGCGTGTGCTGAGCG GTCCTATGTCTACGCAGGGTTGGAGGCCGGGGCGGAGTGTTACTGCGGGAACCAGCTGCCAGCGATGAGCGTCGGGCTGGAAGAGTGTAACCATGAGTGCAAAGGCGAGAAGGGCTCTGTGTGCGGGGCTGTGGACCGGCTCTCCGTGTACCGTGTGGAGGAGCTGCAGCCGGGCTCCAGGAAGC GGCGGACCGCCACCTACCGCGGGTGCTTCCGACTGCCAGAGAACATCACGCACGCCTTCCCCAGCTCCCTGATACAGGCCAATGTGACTGTGGAGACTTGCTCGGGCTTTTGTTCCCAGAAA